A genomic region of Alnus glutinosa chromosome 11, dhAlnGlut1.1, whole genome shotgun sequence contains the following coding sequences:
- the LOC133882299 gene encoding F-box/kelch-repeat protein At3g06240-like: MSEQLPQDLQIDILVRLPVKSLLRFQCVSKSWESLIRSSGFISMHTKHNESTDNYAHLLRGCLYRTGNEEEIECFSSKLHQFDNSFREFQKIEFPSQTREGFLDEVLDCKGLLLLTTYLPSVWTVLNGHRFQRFILWNPAARLTMTLPTPCIDIPNSNYFYYYYNCTHGFGFDDKSNDYKVLRIVYGHNGRTMAELFKLRTGAWETISVIDDFHYVVVCGASQAFVNGATHWVGYHSKFENELVVLLFHMSEEEFRVMKLPDVLTRTDFNSISLVVSDGLLSVIQKHNPRDHDDLSGPGYSCCIWLMKEYGVIESWSKQCTIDLRDRGGLWEAISFRNKRVLLLSESSSEKLVLYDPKTNRFLNLGIRNVGTSLLIMNTYVQSLVLLNQVNVVREC; encoded by the coding sequence ATGTCGGAGCAACTCCCCCAAGATCTTCAGATTGACATCCTGGTAAGACTACCCGTGAAATCACTTTTACGATTCCAATGTGTTTCCAAATCGTGGGAATCTTTAATCCGTAGCTCTGGTTTTATTTCCATGCACACCAAGCACAATGAGAGCACCGACAATTATGCTCACTTACTTCGCGGGTGCTTATATCGGACTGGCAATGAGGAGGAGATAGAGTGCTTCAGTAGTAAGTTACACCAGTTCGATAATTCCTTCCGTGagtttcaaaaaattgaatttcCATCTCAGACTAGAGAAGGATTTCTTGACGAAGTCCTTGACTGTAAGGGATTACTACTTTTGACCACTTATTTACCATCCGTATGGACCGTATTGAATGGTCATCGTTTCCAACGCTTTATTCTATGGAACCCTGCAGCTAGACTGACTATGACTCTCCCTACGCCTTGCATTGATATACCCAACAGCAACTACTTCTACTACTACTACAACTGTACTCACGGGTTCGGTTTTGACGATAAAAGCAATGATTACAAGGTGCTGAGAATCGTGTATGGACATAATGGTAGAACGATGGCGGAACTGTTTAAACTCCGTACAGGCGCTTGGGAGACTATTAGTGTCATCGACGACTTTCACTATGTTGTAGTATGTGGCGCTTCGCAGGCTTTCGTAAATGGAGCTACCCATTGGGTTGGATATCATTCGAAGTTTGAAAACGAATTGGTGGTCCTGTTGTTTCATATGTCTGAGGAGGAATTCCGAGTGATGAAACTTCCAGATGTTCTAACTAGAACAGATTTCAATTCTATTTCTCTTGTGGTATCTGATGGGTTGCTCTCTGTGATACAGAAGCATAATCCAAGAGACCATGACGATTTGAGTGGGCCAGGTTATAGTTGTTGCATTTGGTTGATGAAAGAATATGGCGTAATAGAGTCatggagtaaacaatgcacTATTGATTTAAGGGATCGTGGAGGGTTGTGGGAGGCAATCAGTTTTAGGAACAAAAGAGTTCTCCTTCTAAGTGAGAGCAGCAGTGAAAAGCTGGTCTTATATGATCCCAAGACCAATAGATTCCTTAATCTTGGAATTAGAAATGTGGGCACTAGTTTGCTTATTATGAATACATATGTTCAAAGTCTAGTGCTACTCAATCAAGTAAATGTTGTGCGAGAGTGCTAG
- the LOC133881309 gene encoding putative F-box protein At3g16210, translating to MSEQLPQDLQIDILVRLPVKSLLRFQCVSKSWKSLIRSPDFISMHTNHNESTDNYAHLVPGCLYRTGNEEEIDFRCKLRQFDNYFRELQKIEFPSLTKAKCFDEVLDCKGLLLLTNRFVYDGDRFEPLILWNPAARLTMTLPSPCIDIPNSNYFYYNYCCTHGFGFDDKSNDYKVLRMVYEYNGRTMAELFKLHTGAWETVSVIDDFHYVIARKLS from the coding sequence ATGTCGGAGCAACTCCCCCAAGATCTTCAGATTGACATCCTGGTAAGACTACCCGTGAAATCACTTTTACGATTCCAATGTGTTTCCAAATCGTGGAAATCTTTAATCCGTAGCCCTGATTTTATTTCCATGCACACCAACCACAATGAGAGCACCGACAATTATGCCCACTTAGTTCCGGGGTGCTTATATCGGACTGGTAATGAGGAggagatagacttcagatgtaaaTTACGCCAGTTCGACAATTACTTCCGTGAGcttcaaaaaattgaatttcCATCTCTGACTAAAGCTAAATGTTTTGATGAAGTCCTTGACTGTAAGGGATTGCTACTGTTGACCAATCGATTCGTATATGATGGTGATCGTTTTGAACCCTTAATTCTATGGAACCCTGCAGCTAGACTGACTATGACTCTCCCTTCGCCTTGCATTGATATACCCAACAGCAACTACTTCTACTACAACTACTGCTGTACTCACGGGTTCGGTTTTGACGATAAAAGCAATGATTACAAGGTGCTGAGAATGGTGTATGAATATAATGGTAGAACGATGGCGGAACTGTTTAAACTCCATACAGGCGCTTGGGAGACTGTCAGTGTCATCGACGACTTTCACTATGTTATAGCTCGCAAGCTTTCGTAA